One segment of Thermodesulfovibrio sp. 3907-1M DNA contains the following:
- a CDS encoding [Fe-Fe] hydrogenase large subunit C-terminal domain-containing protein yields MVRKVKTFKGDGGVSADTGTYRKGELRGIIKIDQETCVGCDTCRTVCPAGAVKGSVGEKHSIDVDRCINCGQCLLNCPFGAIEQMSFVDYVIEKLKDKKTKVVAIVAPAVRVAIAEEFGAEPGTLTVGRLWAALKKAGFDIYENNFAADQTILEEGTELLARVAAHSGLKELPVELWGKKVVLEVEEFKHKPLPQFTSCCPAWVRYAEVYYPKVLPNLSSCKSPQQMAGATAKTYGAKEIWKVKPENIYTVGVMPCTAKIFEASRPEFDSAGKFLKKSGMRDVDAVLTTRDLAEVLKKLNIDPMKLSEERQPKDFMQYTGGATIFGVSGGVMEAALRFAFHVLSGLEPSAMSPQWDFEDVRGYRHPVVSATIPVPLRPEYEKVFKTKQIDIKVCVVNGIGPEGAHLKPVIEDVVAGKSPYHFIEVMTCPGGCINGGGQPVHPIELGLWEKFLYAFAGSIKK; encoded by the coding sequence ATGGTAAGAAAAGTCAAGACTTTTAAAGGGGATGGCGGAGTTAGTGCAGACACAGGAACCTATCGGAAAGGTGAGTTAAGAGGAATTATCAAAATTGATCAGGAAACATGTGTTGGATGCGATACCTGTAGAACCGTATGTCCTGCAGGAGCTGTTAAGGGCTCTGTAGGAGAGAAGCACTCAATTGATGTTGACCGATGTATTAACTGTGGTCAATGTTTGCTTAACTGTCCCTTTGGTGCAATTGAGCAGATGAGCTTTGTTGACTATGTTATTGAAAAGCTTAAGGATAAAAAAACAAAGGTTGTTGCAATTGTGGCACCTGCTGTAAGAGTTGCAATAGCAGAGGAATTTGGTGCAGAACCTGGCACACTTACAGTAGGAAGGCTCTGGGCAGCTTTAAAAAAAGCAGGATTTGATATTTATGAAAACAACTTTGCTGCTGACCAGACAATTCTTGAAGAAGGAACAGAACTTCTTGCAAGAGTTGCAGCTCACTCAGGACTAAAGGAACTTCCAGTTGAACTCTGGGGCAAAAAAGTAGTCCTTGAAGTTGAAGAGTTTAAACATAAGCCTCTTCCTCAGTTTACATCATGCTGTCCTGCATGGGTAAGGTATGCTGAGGTTTACTATCCAAAAGTATTACCAAATCTTTCTTCATGCAAATCACCACAACAGATGGCAGGAGCCACGGCAAAAACATACGGTGCGAAAGAAATCTGGAAAGTAAAGCCCGAAAATATTTATACCGTTGGAGTAATGCCATGCACAGCAAAGATTTTTGAAGCATCCCGTCCTGAGTTTGACTCTGCAGGAAAGTTTTTAAAGAAATCTGGGATGAGAGATGTTGATGCAGTCCTTACAACAAGAGACCTTGCAGAGGTTTTGAAAAAACTGAACATTGATCCAATGAAACTTTCTGAAGAAAGACAGCCAAAAGATTTTATGCAATATACAGGTGGTGCAACTATTTTTGGAGTTAGTGGTGGAGTTATGGAAGCAGCATTGAGATTTGCCTTCCATGTTCTTTCAGGGCTTGAGCCATCTGCAATGAGTCCGCAGTGGGATTTTGAGGATGTAAGAGGATACAGGCATCCTGTTGTTTCTGCCACAATACCTGTGCCATTGAGACCAGAATACGAAAAAGTTTTCAAAACAAAGCAGATTGATATAAAAGTTTGCGTTGTCAATGGGATAGGACCAGAAGGCGCGCATCTTAAACCGGTGATTGAAGATGTGGTAGCAGGTAAAAGCCCTTATCACTTCATTGAGGTAATGACCTGTCCTGGAGGATGTATAAACGGTGGTGGACAGCCTGTTCATCCAATTGAACTCGGTCTATGGGAAAAATTTCTTTATGCCTTTGCCGGTTCAATAAAGAAATGA
- a CDS encoding iron hydrogenase small subunit yields MGNITRRAFIKFAGLTSVILLTGFPRLGSGEIISNNFFDTPVGRQRLNIIKTRQAGQYKDDLILREKFKMAASHENPMIKRFYSEFAHHPLSEVSEALLHTHYKARV; encoded by the coding sequence ATGGGTAATATAACAAGAAGAGCATTTATAAAGTTTGCAGGATTAACATCAGTTATTTTACTTACAGGATTTCCAAGACTCGGCTCTGGAGAGATAATCAGTAACAACTTTTTTGATACCCCGGTTGGAAGACAGAGACTTAATATTATAAAGACAAGGCAGGCAGGACAATACAAAGATGATTTGATACTCAGAGAAAAATTCAAGATGGCTGCTTCCCATGAAAATCCGATGATAAAGAGATTTTACTCTGAGTTTGCCCATCATCCTCTGAGCGAAGTCAGTGAAGCACTGCTTCATACGCATTATAAGGCAAGAGTTTAA
- the hydG gene encoding [FeFe] hydrogenase H-cluster radical SAM maturase HydG encodes MIATLTKKEKAWMDMVIKEDEVTRYMENGRDFINDEEIWEKLSKNQDPEPSRIREILKKSLSIQTLEPDETAALLNVKEPELWQEIFDTAAKIKKKVYDNRVVTFAPLYCGNLCVNNCLYCGFRRDNHVIKRRVLTLEEIKRETEVLAGEIGHKRLIVVYGEHPATGPQYIRDTIETIYSVRVKTRNGYGQIRRVNVNAAPMSIDDLKMLKEVGIGTYQVFQETYHHETYAKLHPKGTIKHNYQWRLYCHHRALEAGVDDVALGVLFGLYDWRFEVMGLLYHARDLERQFGIGPHTISFPRLEPAANTPFIQETKYKVSDEDFKKLIAVIRLSVPYTGMILTAREPAHIRREIIASGMITQTDASTKIGIGAYSDRLTEQELERQQFEIGDPRSLDEVIRELAEMGYITSFCTAGYRCGRTGERIMSLLRTGKEAVFCKLNAVLTFREWLDDFASPETKTAGEKVIQKELEELKESVSEKVYDKLLEYYGRIKNGERDLYF; translated from the coding sequence ATGATAGCTACATTAACAAAAAAAGAAAAAGCATGGATGGACATGGTTATAAAAGAGGATGAAGTAACAAGATATATGGAAAATGGCAGGGACTTCATTAATGATGAAGAGATATGGGAAAAGCTCAGTAAAAATCAAGATCCAGAACCATCAAGAATAAGGGAGATACTTAAAAAGTCTCTTTCAATTCAAACACTTGAGCCTGACGAAACAGCAGCACTTCTCAATGTAAAAGAGCCTGAACTATGGCAGGAGATTTTTGACACCGCAGCAAAGATAAAGAAAAAAGTCTATGACAACAGAGTTGTAACCTTTGCTCCCCTTTACTGTGGAAACCTATGCGTGAACAACTGCCTTTACTGTGGCTTCAGGCGAGACAACCATGTGATAAAAAGAAGAGTTCTCACACTTGAGGAGATAAAGAGAGAAACAGAGGTTTTAGCAGGAGAGATTGGACACAAGCGTCTAATTGTTGTTTATGGAGAGCATCCTGCAACAGGACCTCAATACATAAGAGATACAATTGAAACAATCTACTCAGTCAGAGTAAAAACAAGAAACGGATATGGTCAGATAAGAAGGGTTAATGTAAATGCTGCACCAATGAGCATTGATGATTTAAAGATGCTCAAGGAAGTTGGAATAGGCACATATCAGGTGTTTCAGGAGACATATCATCATGAAACCTATGCAAAGCTTCATCCCAAGGGAACTATAAAACACAACTATCAGTGGAGACTTTACTGTCATCACAGAGCTCTTGAAGCAGGAGTTGACGATGTAGCACTTGGAGTGCTTTTTGGGCTTTATGACTGGAGATTTGAGGTTATGGGACTTCTTTATCATGCAAGAGACCTTGAAAGACAGTTTGGAATCGGTCCTCATACAATCTCTTTCCCAAGACTTGAGCCTGCTGCAAATACACCGTTTATTCAGGAGACAAAATACAAGGTGTCCGATGAAGATTTTAAAAAGCTTATTGCAGTTATAAGACTTTCAGTGCCATATACAGGAATGATTCTTACTGCCCGTGAGCCAGCTCATATCCGAAGAGAGATTATTGCCTCTGGAATGATTACTCAGACAGATGCTTCAACGAAGATTGGTATTGGAGCATACTCAGACAGGCTCACAGAGCAGGAGCTTGAGCGTCAGCAGTTTGAGATTGGAGACCCACGCAGTCTTGATGAGGTTATCCGTGAGCTTGCAGAGATGGGTTATATAACCAGTTTTTGCACAGCAGGATATCGTTGTGGAAGAACAGGTGAGCGTATTATGAGTCTGCTTAGAACTGGTAAAGAAGCCGTATTCTGTAAACTTAATGCAGTGCTCACATTCAGAGAATGGCTTGATGACTTTGCCTCACCTGAGACTAAGACAGCTGGTGAAAAGGTAATTCAGAAAGAGCTTGAAGAGCTGAAAGAGAGTGTTTCAGAGAAAGTTTATGACAAGCTTCTTGAATACTACGGGAGGATTAAGAATGGAGAAAGAGACCTTTATTTCTAA
- a CDS encoding TM1266 family iron-only hydrogenase system putative regulator, protein MNKKIGIVGVIVSERKKNASLVNKILSEHSEIIIGRMGIPQKDTDTGLISLFVEGNTDKIGSLTGKLGMIKGVTVKSLLIPVKENP, encoded by the coding sequence ATGAATAAAAAGATTGGAATTGTTGGAGTAATAGTCAGTGAAAGAAAAAAGAATGCTTCCTTAGTAAATAAAATCCTCTCAGAGCATTCAGAGATAATTATCGGAAGAATGGGAATCCCTCAAAAAGATACAGATACAGGACTCATATCTCTTTTTGTAGAAGGCAATACAGACAAGATAGGCTCTCTTACAGGAAAACTGGGTATGATAAAAGGCGTTACAGTAAAGAGTCTTTTAATACCGGTTAAGGAGAATCCATGA
- a CDS encoding aspartate ammonia-lyase, producing the protein MRVEKDSLGEIAVPRDAYYGIHALRARGNFSVTGQTPHRELIWAMAMVKKACAFANRQTGLLDETKAKAIFKACDEVAQGALDSEIIVDALSGGAGTSINMNINEVIANRALEHIGFEKGRYDIISPLEDVNMNQSTNDVFPTAVKAAIVKLTGELAQEVALLQGEFQKKEKEYAKILKVGRTEMQDAVPVTVGQEFSAWAEALNRDWWRLNKAVERLRQINLGGTAAGTGLNCPKAYIEIAVEKLRELTGLPLAKADNLFEATQNTDTFSEVSGFLKTLAVDLIKIASDLRFLSSGPRAGIGELRLPAVQVGSSIMPGKVNPVIPEMVTQVGIKVVASDHAVSFACSLGNFELNPFLPLIAHEIIGAIKMLKNCCRIFREKCVSGITVDELRCRELFDKSSCIITAFSPYLGYETCAEIYKEALATGKRVEELLIEKGFFTEEEIKSITQPQELTTPGFAGIKYLRARLLRQHTQSRNYRIRHREDNNDCEE; encoded by the coding sequence ATGAGAGTAGAAAAAGACTCATTGGGTGAAATTGCTGTTCCTCGTGATGCCTACTATGGAATTCATGCTTTAAGGGCAAGGGGGAATTTCTCTGTCACAGGACAGACTCCTCATAGAGAGCTCATATGGGCAATGGCTATGGTTAAGAAAGCCTGTGCATTTGCAAACAGACAAACAGGACTGCTTGATGAAACTAAAGCTAAAGCCATATTTAAAGCCTGTGATGAAGTTGCTCAAGGTGCTCTTGACAGTGAAATTATCGTTGACGCTCTTTCTGGTGGTGCTGGAACATCAATTAACATGAATATTAACGAAGTCATTGCAAACAGAGCCCTTGAACACATTGGATTTGAAAAGGGAAGATATGACATCATTAGCCCTCTTGAAGATGTAAACATGAATCAGTCAACGAATGATGTTTTCCCAACAGCGGTCAAGGCTGCCATTGTAAAACTTACAGGAGAGCTTGCTCAGGAGGTTGCTCTTCTTCAGGGAGAGTTTCAGAAAAAGGAAAAGGAGTATGCAAAGATTTTAAAGGTAGGCAGGACAGAGATGCAGGATGCAGTTCCTGTTACAGTGGGGCAGGAGTTTTCTGCATGGGCAGAGGCATTAAACAGAGACTGGTGGAGGCTTAATAAAGCAGTGGAAAGACTTCGTCAGATAAATCTCGGTGGAACAGCAGCAGGAACAGGGCTTAACTGTCCAAAGGCATATATTGAGATTGCTGTGGAGAAATTGAGAGAGCTCACAGGACTGCCTCTTGCAAAGGCTGATAATCTATTTGAGGCAACCCAGAATACAGATACTTTTTCAGAGGTTTCGGGATTTTTAAAAACTCTTGCAGTTGATTTGATAAAAATTGCCTCTGATTTGAGATTTTTAAGTTCAGGTCCACGGGCAGGGATTGGAGAGCTGAGACTTCCTGCAGTTCAGGTTGGTTCTTCAATAATGCCAGGAAAGGTAAATCCTGTTATCCCTGAGATGGTAACTCAGGTTGGGATAAAAGTGGTTGCATCCGATCATGCAGTAAGCTTTGCCTGCAGTCTTGGAAATTTTGAGCTCAATCCCTTTTTACCGCTTATAGCCCATGAAATTATTGGCGCAATCAAAATGCTTAAAAACTGTTGCAGAATTTTTAGAGAAAAGTGTGTATCTGGGATAACAGTTGATGAATTACGATGTAGGGAACTATTTGACAAAAGCTCCTGCATTATAACAGCCTTTTCACCTTATCTTGGATATGAAACCTGCGCAGAGATTTACAAAGAAGCACTGGCTACAGGAAAAAGGGTTGAAGAGCTTCTCATTGAAAAAGGCTTTTTCACTGAAGAAGAAATAAAAAGTATAACTCAGCCACAAGAATTAACAACACCCGGCTTTGCCGGAATTAAGTATTTAAGAGCGAGATTGCTTCGCCAGCATACGCAGTCTCGCAATTACAGAATTAGGCATAGAGAAGACAATAATGATTGTGAAGAATAG